A stretch of Caenorhabditis elegans chromosome IV DNA encodes these proteins:
- the hlh-30 gene encoding Helix-loop-helix protein 30 (Confirmed by transcript evidence), translated as MADDDDRVDISNETLASLVGRPMSSSGNRIRATPSRRRLVSAPTNPRWSPSADDRRLFSYVSSMRSDSNSSSKSPSPPSAKMSKRPNGPYSVRKYQPRGSPPSDGSDKIHRFGESPTPGGVGGVFGTELDDLIIDELMGMEDDQRMRPGATRPMTIGGEKTMSMARPIPGASSRAGSGHSGSPITIPNAMSNNFRQVVSSSAPTSSIDIEKMIGAVSNGGGNSGGDNDPEDYYRDRRKKDIHNMIERRRRYNINDRIKELGQMLPKNTSEDMKLNKGTILKASCDYIRVLQKDREQAMKTQQQQKSLESTAHKYADRVKELEEMLARQGVQVPPSHLPPIPKVIERPIKQEIDESPPNHTPTGSFVSSSGFLSEVTNNTAAMQITSPNDSRPNNFMNNSAPSDSFFSVGSASPPDYRTSSGTASWKLPGSNAFSDLMMDDLNPMMNGDPLISSAGAHPSPHFHSSQMSPDIHWDASGFSPDPINTQQSNSGHYHMDFS; from the exons atggccGATGACGACGACCGCGTTGACATTTCCAACGAGACGCTTGCCTCTTTGGTGGGTCGACCGATGAGCTCGTCGGGCAATCGGATTCGAGCCACCCCATCCAGACGGCGGCTGGTTTCTGCGCCGACGAACCCGAGGTGGTCACCATCCGCAGACGATCGGCGTCTTTTTTCATATGTCTCGTCGATGCGGTCGGATAGTAACAGTAGCAGCAAGTCACCATCTCCACCGTCGGCCAAAATGTCTAAAAGGCCGAATGGCCCGTACTCTGTTAGAAAATATCAG CCCCGCGGATCCCCACCCAGTGACGGCAGCGACAAAATTCACAGATTCGGAGAGAGCCCAACGCCCGGTGGTGTCGGTGGTGTATTTGGCACAGAG CTTGACGACCTGATCATTGATGAGCTCATGGGCATGGAAGATGATCAGCGAATGCGTCCAGGAGCGACACGACCG ATGACGATTGGTGGAGAAAAAACCATGTCGATGGCAAGACCGATTCCAGGCGCCAGCTCCCGGGCTGGCTCAGGACACTCTGGAAGCCCGATCACAATTCCAAACGCAATGTCGAACAATTTCAGACAG GTCGTCTCAAGTTCGGCGCCGACGAGTTCGATCGACATTGAGAAGATGATTGGCGCCGTGTCGAACGGCGGTGGGAATAGTGGCGGTGATAATGATCCGGAGGACTATTACCGCGACCGCAGGAAGAAGGACATTCACAATATGA ttgaacgcCGACGAAGATATAATATAAATGACAGGATTAAGGAGCTCGGACAAATGTTGCCGAAGAACACATCAGA agacaTGAAACTCAACAAAGGAACAATTCTAAAAGCCTCGTGTGACTACATCCGAGTGCTCCAAAAAGATCGCGAGCAAGCGATGAAAACCCAACAGCAGCAGAAATCGCTGGAATCGACGGCTCACAAGTACGCCGACCGGGTGAAAGAGCTCGAGGAGATGCTCGCCAGGCAGGGAGTGCAGGTCCCGCCATCGCATCTTCCACCGATCCCGAAAGTGATCGAGCGACCGATTAAGCAGGAAATCGACGAGTCGCCACCAAATCACACGCCGACCGGATCGTTTGTG TCCTCATCCGGCTTCCTATCCGAGGTGACAAACAACACCGCCGCCATGCAGATCACATCGCCGAACGACTCGCGCCCGAACAACTTCATGAACAACTCGGCGCCGTCGGACAGCTTCTTCTCGGTCGGATCGGCTAGCCCGCCAGATTATA GGACGAGCAGCGGCACCGCGTCGTGGAAGCTGCCCGGATCGAACGCCTTCTCCGACCTCATGATGGACGATCTCAAC CCAATGATGAACGGCGATCCACTCATCTCATCGGCCGGCGCTCATCCATCACCACACTTCCACAGCTCACAAATGTCACCAGACATTCATTGGGACGCCTCTGGCTTCTCCCCAGACCCGATCAACACCCAACAGTCAAACTCGGGTCATTATCACATGGACTTTTCGTAA
- the hlh-30 gene encoding Helix-loop-helix protein 30 (Confirmed by transcript evidence) produces MGMEDDQRMRPGATRPMTIGGEKTMSMARPIPGASSRAGSGHSGSPITIPNAMSNNFRQVVSSSAPTSSIDIEKMIGAVSNGGGNSGGDNDPEDYYRDRRKKDIHNMIERRRRYNINDRIKELGQMLPKNTSEDMKLNKGTILKASCDYIRVLQKDREQAMKTQQQQKSLESTAHKYADRVKELEEMLARQGVQVPPSHLPPIPKVIERPIKQEIDESPPNHTPTGSFVSSSGFLSEVTNNTAAMQITSPNDSRPNNFMNNSAPSDSFFSVGSASPPDYRTSSGTASWKLPGSNAFSDLMMDDLNPMMNGDPLISSAGAHPSPHFHSSQMSPDIHWDASGFSPDPINTQQSNSGHYHMDFS; encoded by the exons ATGGGCATGGAAGATGATCAGCGAATGCGTCCAGGAGCGACACGACCG ATGACGATTGGTGGAGAAAAAACCATGTCGATGGCAAGACCGATTCCAGGCGCCAGCTCCCGGGCTGGCTCAGGACACTCTGGAAGCCCGATCACAATTCCAAACGCAATGTCGAACAATTTCAGACAG GTCGTCTCAAGTTCGGCGCCGACGAGTTCGATCGACATTGAGAAGATGATTGGCGCCGTGTCGAACGGCGGTGGGAATAGTGGCGGTGATAATGATCCGGAGGACTATTACCGCGACCGCAGGAAGAAGGACATTCACAATATGA ttgaacgcCGACGAAGATATAATATAAATGACAGGATTAAGGAGCTCGGACAAATGTTGCCGAAGAACACATCAGA agacaTGAAACTCAACAAAGGAACAATTCTAAAAGCCTCGTGTGACTACATCCGAGTGCTCCAAAAAGATCGCGAGCAAGCGATGAAAACCCAACAGCAGCAGAAATCGCTGGAATCGACGGCTCACAAGTACGCCGACCGGGTGAAAGAGCTCGAGGAGATGCTCGCCAGGCAGGGAGTGCAGGTCCCGCCATCGCATCTTCCACCGATCCCGAAAGTGATCGAGCGACCGATTAAGCAGGAAATCGACGAGTCGCCACCAAATCACACGCCGACCGGATCGTTTGTG TCCTCATCCGGCTTCCTATCCGAGGTGACAAACAACACCGCCGCCATGCAGATCACATCGCCGAACGACTCGCGCCCGAACAACTTCATGAACAACTCGGCGCCGTCGGACAGCTTCTTCTCGGTCGGATCGGCTAGCCCGCCAGATTATA GGACGAGCAGCGGCACCGCGTCGTGGAAGCTGCCCGGATCGAACGCCTTCTCCGACCTCATGATGGACGATCTCAAC CCAATGATGAACGGCGATCCACTCATCTCATCGGCCGGCGCTCATCCATCACCACACTTCCACAGCTCACAAATGTCACCAGACATTCATTGGGACGCCTCTGGCTTCTCCCCAGACCCGATCAACACCCAACAGTCAAACTCGGGTCATTATCACATGGACTTTTCGTAA
- the hlh-30 gene encoding Helix-loop-helix protein 30 (Confirmed by transcript evidence) yields the protein MADDDDRVDISNETLASLVGRPMSSSGNRIRATPSRRRLVSAPTNPRWSPSADDRRLFSYVSSMRSDSNSSSKSPSPPSAKMSKRPNGPYSVRKYQPRGSPPSDGSDKIHRFGESPTPGGVGGVFGTEMTIGGEKTMSMARPIPGASSRAGSGHSGSPITIPNAMSNNFRQVVSSSAPTSSIDIEKMIGAVSNGGGNSGGDNDPEDYYRDRRKKDIHNMIERRRRYNINDRIKELGQMLPKNTSEDMKLNKGTILKASCDYIRVLQKDREQAMKTQQQQKSLESTAHKYADRVKELEEMLARQGVQVPPSHLPPIPKVIERPIKQEIDESPPNHTPTGSFVSSSGFLSEVTNNTAAMQITSPNDSRPNNFMNNSAPSDSFFSVGSASPPDYRTSSGTASWKLPGSNAFSDLMMDDLNPMMNGDPLISSAGAHPSPHFHSSQMSPDIHWDASGFSPDPINTQQSNSGHYHMDFS from the exons atggccGATGACGACGACCGCGTTGACATTTCCAACGAGACGCTTGCCTCTTTGGTGGGTCGACCGATGAGCTCGTCGGGCAATCGGATTCGAGCCACCCCATCCAGACGGCGGCTGGTTTCTGCGCCGACGAACCCGAGGTGGTCACCATCCGCAGACGATCGGCGTCTTTTTTCATATGTCTCGTCGATGCGGTCGGATAGTAACAGTAGCAGCAAGTCACCATCTCCACCGTCGGCCAAAATGTCTAAAAGGCCGAATGGCCCGTACTCTGTTAGAAAATATCAG CCCCGCGGATCCCCACCCAGTGACGGCAGCGACAAAATTCACAGATTCGGAGAGAGCCCAACGCCCGGTGGTGTCGGTGGTGTATTTGGCACAGAG ATGACGATTGGTGGAGAAAAAACCATGTCGATGGCAAGACCGATTCCAGGCGCCAGCTCCCGGGCTGGCTCAGGACACTCTGGAAGCCCGATCACAATTCCAAACGCAATGTCGAACAATTTCAGACAG GTCGTCTCAAGTTCGGCGCCGACGAGTTCGATCGACATTGAGAAGATGATTGGCGCCGTGTCGAACGGCGGTGGGAATAGTGGCGGTGATAATGATCCGGAGGACTATTACCGCGACCGCAGGAAGAAGGACATTCACAATATGA ttgaacgcCGACGAAGATATAATATAAATGACAGGATTAAGGAGCTCGGACAAATGTTGCCGAAGAACACATCAGA agacaTGAAACTCAACAAAGGAACAATTCTAAAAGCCTCGTGTGACTACATCCGAGTGCTCCAAAAAGATCGCGAGCAAGCGATGAAAACCCAACAGCAGCAGAAATCGCTGGAATCGACGGCTCACAAGTACGCCGACCGGGTGAAAGAGCTCGAGGAGATGCTCGCCAGGCAGGGAGTGCAGGTCCCGCCATCGCATCTTCCACCGATCCCGAAAGTGATCGAGCGACCGATTAAGCAGGAAATCGACGAGTCGCCACCAAATCACACGCCGACCGGATCGTTTGTG TCCTCATCCGGCTTCCTATCCGAGGTGACAAACAACACCGCCGCCATGCAGATCACATCGCCGAACGACTCGCGCCCGAACAACTTCATGAACAACTCGGCGCCGTCGGACAGCTTCTTCTCGGTCGGATCGGCTAGCCCGCCAGATTATA GGACGAGCAGCGGCACCGCGTCGTGGAAGCTGCCCGGATCGAACGCCTTCTCCGACCTCATGATGGACGATCTCAAC CCAATGATGAACGGCGATCCACTCATCTCATCGGCCGGCGCTCATCCATCACCACACTTCCACAGCTCACAAATGTCACCAGACATTCATTGGGACGCCTCTGGCTTCTCCCCAGACCCGATCAACACCCAACAGTCAAACTCGGGTCATTATCACATGGACTTTTCGTAA
- the hlh-30 gene encoding Helix-loop-helix protein 30 (Confirmed by transcript evidence), which produces MADDDDRVDISNETLASLVGRPMSSSGNRIRATPSRRRLVSAPTNPRWSPSADDRRLFSYVSSMRSDSNSSSKSPSPPSAKMSKRPNGPYSVRKYQPRGSPPSDGSDKIHRFGESPTPGGVGGVFGTELDDLIIDELMGMEDDQRMRPGATRPMTIGGEKTMSMARPIPGASSRAGSGHSGSPITIPNAMSNNFRQVVSSSAPTSSIDIEKMIGAVSNGGGNSGGDNDPEDYYRDRRKKDIHNMIERRRRYNINDRIKELGQMLPKNTSEDMKLNKGTILKASCDYIRVLQKDREQAMKTQQQQKSLESTAHKYADRVKELEEMLARQGVQVPPSHLPPIPKVIERPIKQEIDESPPNHTPTGSFVSSSGFLSEVTNNTAAMQITSPNDSRPNNFMNNSAPSDSFFSVGSASPPDYSEPISQSFHARGFLLEPICEF; this is translated from the exons atggccGATGACGACGACCGCGTTGACATTTCCAACGAGACGCTTGCCTCTTTGGTGGGTCGACCGATGAGCTCGTCGGGCAATCGGATTCGAGCCACCCCATCCAGACGGCGGCTGGTTTCTGCGCCGACGAACCCGAGGTGGTCACCATCCGCAGACGATCGGCGTCTTTTTTCATATGTCTCGTCGATGCGGTCGGATAGTAACAGTAGCAGCAAGTCACCATCTCCACCGTCGGCCAAAATGTCTAAAAGGCCGAATGGCCCGTACTCTGTTAGAAAATATCAG CCCCGCGGATCCCCACCCAGTGACGGCAGCGACAAAATTCACAGATTCGGAGAGAGCCCAACGCCCGGTGGTGTCGGTGGTGTATTTGGCACAGAG CTTGACGACCTGATCATTGATGAGCTCATGGGCATGGAAGATGATCAGCGAATGCGTCCAGGAGCGACACGACCG ATGACGATTGGTGGAGAAAAAACCATGTCGATGGCAAGACCGATTCCAGGCGCCAGCTCCCGGGCTGGCTCAGGACACTCTGGAAGCCCGATCACAATTCCAAACGCAATGTCGAACAATTTCAGACAG GTCGTCTCAAGTTCGGCGCCGACGAGTTCGATCGACATTGAGAAGATGATTGGCGCCGTGTCGAACGGCGGTGGGAATAGTGGCGGTGATAATGATCCGGAGGACTATTACCGCGACCGCAGGAAGAAGGACATTCACAATATGA ttgaacgcCGACGAAGATATAATATAAATGACAGGATTAAGGAGCTCGGACAAATGTTGCCGAAGAACACATCAGA agacaTGAAACTCAACAAAGGAACAATTCTAAAAGCCTCGTGTGACTACATCCGAGTGCTCCAAAAAGATCGCGAGCAAGCGATGAAAACCCAACAGCAGCAGAAATCGCTGGAATCGACGGCTCACAAGTACGCCGACCGGGTGAAAGAGCTCGAGGAGATGCTCGCCAGGCAGGGAGTGCAGGTCCCGCCATCGCATCTTCCACCGATCCCGAAAGTGATCGAGCGACCGATTAAGCAGGAAATCGACGAGTCGCCACCAAATCACACGCCGACCGGATCGTTTGTG TCCTCATCCGGCTTCCTATCCGAGGTGACAAACAACACCGCCGCCATGCAGATCACATCGCCGAACGACTCGCGCCCGAACAACTTCATGAACAACTCGGCGCCGTCGGACAGCTTCTTCTCGGTCGGATCGGCTAGCCCGCCAGATTATAGTGAGCCAATCTCTCAATCATTTCATGCACGTGGTTTTCTTCTGGAGCCAATTTGTGAATTCTAG